In Camarhynchus parvulus unplaced genomic scaffold, STF_HiC, whole genome shotgun sequence, the following are encoded in one genomic region:
- the SCX gene encoding basic helix-loop-helix transcription factor scleraxis, translating into MSFAMLRSAPGRFLYPEISALSEDEENSESSGSEEKPFHMEGDAFGIKGGKRRPGKSRGRLAREPRQRHTANARERDRTNSVNTAFTALRTLIPTEPADRKLSKIETLRLASSYISHLGNVLLLGDAGGGGQPCHGAAAAAAAPATAAAAAAAAAAAAFCSAGAASPPGRESESAQPRQICTFCLSNQRKMSKDRDRKTGQLRS; encoded by the coding sequence ATGTCCTTCGCCATGCTGCGCTCGGCGCCGGGGCGCTTCCTGTACCCCGAGATCAGCGCGCTGTCCGAGGACGAGGAGAACAGCGAGAGCTCGGGCTCGGAGGAGAAGCCCTTCCACATGGAGGGCGACGCGTTCGGCATCAAGGGCGGCAAGCGGCGGCCCGGCAAGAGCCGCGGCAGGCTGGCGCGGGAGCCGCGGCAGCGGCACACGGCGAACGCCCGCGAGCGGGACCGCACCAACTCGGTGAACACGGCGTTCACGGCGCTGCGCACGCTCATCCCCACCGAGCCGGCCGACAGGAAACTCTCCAAGATCGAGACGCTGCGCCTCGCCTCCAGCTACATCTCGCACCTGGGCAACGTGCTGCTGCTCGGCGacgcgggcggcggcgggcagcCGTGCCacggagcggcggcggcggcggcagcgcccgcaacggcagcggcggcggcggcggcggcggcggcggcggcgttCTGCTCCGCCGGGGCCGCGTCCCCGCCCGGCCGGGAGAGCGAGAGCGCCCAGCCCCGGCAGATCTGCACCTTCTGCCTCAGCAACCAGCGCAAAATG